A region of the Apium graveolens cultivar Ventura chromosome 6, ASM990537v1, whole genome shotgun sequence genome:
TGAGTAAAGGGTATCCCGTAGACATCACGACATAAAGACTTGGTGAATTGGTGAAGGTTGGGCCTTATGCTACGAAGATGCTCTAAAGGAATAGCTACCCAACCACCCATAGAATGGTGATAAACCCTCTCATGAGGCTCGGGCCACCTCCTCTCCGTACCATCCCCGAAGTGGAAAATGGCTTTCACTAAGTCATCTATTTGCTCGAAGGAATATTCCGAAAGGTCGGGGTGACGAGGAGCTGGAAGAAGGATACCCGCCCCCACAGTCGATCCAAGCCGTCCAATCACTCACCAACCAAGAATGATCAAAGCCTAGGATAAAGAGGTACAAACCCCAAAAACCCTAAATCTTGGGACCTATAAAAGACCCCAAAAAGAGGGTTTTAGGAGTTGAAAAACATTTGACTGCTACACACCTATACACACACCACTATACATGTTTTGAATAGCTccttcttccctcttcttcttcttcaagaaatccCATTCTTATTCTCACGCCAGAGTTGTCGCGGGAAACAGCTCCCCTCTGGTTCTGTCTTGTAGAGTCCCCTACCTAGCAGGTTAACGAACCACCAGCTGCCACGTGGACAGGACTCTAGCTTACGTGAGAGAGGAGAAGACCTCAATGTGTGTTGTTTTTAATCTCTTATTTCCCGCTTATTTCAAAATCTGAAGTTTATCCCTTGTTTTTCTCTCCCCCTCTCCTCAGCTTCTGCCTGTCTGTTGCCTCAATTCTGGGCACGTTGTTGAGCTGATATGGCTACAAATCAGGGGGGTTAGGGACCAGGTCCTCGTGTTTATCCATTAGTACGAAATTTGTATAGATCATGACAGATTCATCATCGTCTAGTTTCTTCACGTCAGCCAGTTTTTAATCCCGTCAGTCGAGTGTAGAATGAGATATAACAACTTGAAGCTTCCTGGTAAAGTTTCTAACGAAGTTTTTTTTTTGCTATAGTTCAGATTGTTTTGTTTCTTGTGTTGGTGCGGAGAACAGCCTTGATTCTCTGAGGCACTAATATACTTAAGCGAATATGTCACGAGGGTTCAAAttcaatttattttttttatcattttcgttattttttttgatatttaagtgttaaataattaatatttggACAGTTTAATCTTTAAGTTATGatgtataattataaataaaatgaaacataactcaaattatgaaaaatttattagcATTATTAAACCCTTAACTTTTATTAGTGGGCTTCATAAAATACACATATTTATaccataaaattttaatataaaacgGTTAAATTTTGCTTGTGCAGTAGGCCTCTGCATGAATCCACGTTAGCCATGCTAACTGATTGACTGAGTGATACTTGAACGGAGATTGCTAAGTAAAAAAAGGCTTTTTCGATTGCTGCAAATTGAAAGTAACATTGTATTATACATGTCAAAGCATTAAACTCATATTTGATTAATCCACCCGGAAGGAATTCAATATTGGTTGGAATACAAACATATTTACACTCAGGGACCTTGAAAACTAACGCATAcaaaattttacattattgtactTGTGTTGTTCAGACATTCTCTATTCAGTCTCAGCACGGACTTCAGCTGAGTTTTGCGGACTGACAAATATGATGGCTTGAATCGAGGGAACATACTGCAATTCAACATGAATCTTAAACATGGTTCGAATATACAATCATTCAGTTACCAAATAGTGCAAAAGCTCTTTGGAACTTCTTTGTTAAACAGCTTGGAAGCTTTTTATTTGGTGAGGCTGCAGAGGAGGACCCTGACGATGAACTCGTAGGAATCACATTGTGGGAATCATTCGCACTGATTTCCCTGTCGTCTTCGTTGATAGTGTCTAATATCTTTGAAGTGCGGTTTCTCATGACAGACATTATTTGAGGTGGTGCAACCTCGGTAGCAAACCTTGCTATGCGTGAGCTTGCCATTTAGCCTTTCTTTCGGGAAGTAAATTGACGAGGAAGAGAGGAATGCAGTTGTTTATAGTAGAGAAAATAGAAATTAGAATGCTGTATTGTTTGAAAGAAAAAGGATAAATCAGAAATCTCGCGGTGATGATATATATAGGGTGTTCGTTTTGCCTAAGACTGAGCCATTAGATAAGACTTCTGTGGGAAATGTTACTGGCTTAAAATGAATGAGTAGTTGGAATCTTTGGGGAGTCGATCAATTTAACTTTTTGTGCCGCCTCCTACTTTTGGTAATAATGTCGAGGAGATAGACGTTTCCCTGTAACTTTCGAGGGCTTAATGAGGACATTGATAGGGGGCCATGAACTGCTAGGTGTCTAGGTATGTATCGAATATACGATATCCCTTGAAGATATGATTTTTGTTGGCATCGAAACTTATTGATATCCACTTTTCCAATTCAACTGGGCGGTGCCTATAAATAACCACGTGTACGATCAAGGATGTCGATGAAGATTGATTGTTATCAGGTTATGCTAAACGTGGACATTATGCCTACATCAGTGGCTGTAAAGTTTATTGCTTTGCATTGATGGAAAATAGGAAGCTACCGGTTGCAAATGGTCAGAGGATACTGGGCAGCTGATGGACCTGCAGACGCAACTGCTAGAACATTTTTGGGGCAACCAGATGTAACGCTATGACAAGTAATAAACCATCGTTGAGATATGCAATCACCATTTAGATCAACTTGCGCTTTTGACGTTGTTTCTGTAGCTCACACACTAACTTTTACTTGGACAGTTAGACTATAGGCGTGGTAAGTATGTGGAAATGCTAGAGGTTCCAAAATATTTACAAATCCTGTAAAAAAATATCAACCGTGaaaaagataaataattataCATGGGTCACTATCACCACGTCATCTCTGATGCACCATTTCGTAAATAATTTGGGACATCTAGCATTGTTCTGTTAACCGTAGGTGTCTTTCAAAAGAAGGGGCTTCAGATAAATAGTAAATGTGGTGAATATATAGCCATTTAATTCTGCATATGTTGTCTACTCTAGCCTGCAACTTCGTTTCTGTTACAATAATAATAGTCCATTAATTCTAACTTTAGAAAAAAATCTTCCATCTTGTTTGCTGTAATTTACCTACACAATAGGTAGTAGAATTAAGTTGTTGATATGTCATATCCGTTGTATGATCCAAGTAGATTTCAGACTCTCAGGTTTCAAGATCGTAATTGTATAATTACAGCCATTCTTGAATTGTTTTAGTTATTCTATCTCGTCGACAGAAAGATCTGATAATATCATATATTTGTTACTGAAACATCTGTGCAAACATTAACATGTTTTACTCATATCCACGAGAACTTGTTAGTGCAATAGAATCGCCCAATGCGTACTTGATATGGTAAATTATGAGTTACATCAATTAACTGTGAATGCTGAAAACATATGGATCTGTCATTGTTCAGAATATCAGTTGATAGAATACGATACTATGTAGTCTTACGTAGTTACTTCCGATCTACGGCATGAACAGTCCATGGAAAGGGAAGTAACCTCAGGCATTTATGTTTCTGGGTGATGCAATGGATACTCAGAGGCATATCAATTGCCTCGACATTTATGTTTTTCCTTCTATCATTTACTTAGACtaatatttttcttaattttatttCCTCAATACAAAAATTATTAGGGGGTGCTCAAATTAAAACCAGTTACCTACTTCAGATTTTCAGAAGACATGTATATGGTGATTGGtgtctttttcttttttttttttgcataTTTGCTTCTTTTTCCACAGGCAAAATTGGATGGATGAACAGCAGGATGGATATTGTAATTAGCTTTTGACTGTACCTTGCTATCTATATGCTGTGTTGAATTTGGTTGAATATTTAGGAGGCGTCTGGTTCGCATGGGGGAAACAGAATGGAATTCAGAAACAGAAAGGAGGAGAAAAGAAAGGAATGATTCTGAACAATAAGTCTTGTAGTTTCAATATGAATACAATGTATAAGAAATATGATCATTGTTTTCAAAAAACATGTGCAAAACAAATAAGAAGGCTGATGATACTCTCATGTTATACATTTATGAGAATCTTAAGAGAACAAACTTGTTGCTAATCCATTACATACTACTATACTAGATAGAAGAAAAGTACAGGTCGTTGTCATTGCTCACTGCTCAAATTTGAAAAGGATTTGAACTCGAACTCGTGAGCCCGAGAGATAGCAAACAGGACAGGCCTTAAAAAATTTAGACCGTTTTTTGACGCAACCAAAAACATCTCTTTGAAATAATAGGACAGATTCAAAAATGGTAATCATAAAACAAATACATCATAGATGTTGTTCTCAGACTTTCATGACTCAGCATGTGGTTCTTGATGACAGCAGGAAGTGGTAGTTCATTCCTCGAATATGGTTTCGAGATTTTTCTGAGGTAGAATTCTGAAGGAAATAGCTGGAAATTGATCATGGTAGCGGGGTGGGGCTACTGCTGAGAAAGGAGTCCGAGTTGATGACTGAGGCAATTCCCCCTTGGGTTGAAAGATACTCGGACGCAGGACCTTACTGGAGAAAAACATTGGAGCTAACCGAGCAGTAGTAGTTGCCATTTCTTGAAACAATGAATTTCTGAGTTGTAcaagatgaaatttaagaaagTATATGAAGAGATATAATGAATGAGGTCGAGACTTGAGATTAATTGTTGGACTTtgcacacatatatatacacaaacATTAGAGTTTTGGAAGGCCTGAAACTTGAAAGTTTGAGTTACCTACTGACAAAGGCAAATGTAGATAATAGAGACGAGTGTATTGTATGATCATCAAGTTCTGCCGTACTCACTCGGGTAGCCTTAATTACACTAAATACAAACAATTGTTGTGCTCTTGATTAGGAGTATCTGTGAAAGGGCCCTTATAATTTGCTTTTGTGAGGATAAATCATTGTCCTTGTGGTAATGCTTCCAAGCTTCACCTTTTGCGCTTACCTCAATTCTCTGCAACCCATTTATATTCTCGACCCCTCTTTTTTCAACTTATCATGACAACATGACTGTTGATTCGGTACGTTACAGTGTTACGCGACTACTCGATATGACATTCACCCGTAAATTTGGTCCTTGGAGTTGCTATTGTTAATTTTTGATGGCAAGCAGAGTCTTTAAGAGAGGTAATGATTCAAGAGAATAGTTACATGTGTAGTGACCCTGGCAAAGCTTGATGAACAATTAGGTTGGAAATTCAACTACTGTCGTTTCCCGTGGATTGTGTATAAAATAAGATAAACAACAATTTAGATTTTAGAGAATAAAAGCCTCCTACTTCGCATAACAAAAAGCTTAAGTGCCTTCATCTGCAATATCAGCAGCATTTACTTCACTATTCAAACAGATGCTAAACCCAGAACTAAGATATCATTTATGCAATGTGCATTGCACTGCAAATTACTCCTATCATTCATTGTTGAGAGAACCAACTGTACTTTTAAATTCGGCTTCAAGATTCTGAACACTTTCTCCAACCACATCTCGTCTTGTTCGCAATGCTGATGTTGTCTTCTCCCTCATCTCCTTCGCCATTTTAGCCTCTGCAAGCTTCTTTTGAATCTCTTCGATTTGCTGATTTAGTTGGTTGATTTCTTCATCGAATTTTCCCTCATCAAGACTGTTACATATCTCACTTTCAATATTGTCGTACTCCTTCTGAAGCTCACTGGCCGTTTGTTTCTTTGACAATAACTGGGTTAAGCATGATCGAATTTTCTCAACATCAATCCCATGAGATTCGAACTCAGCTAGAGTTTCCAAACTTCTTTCAATGATAGTCATGTCACAAGAGAATTGTAGCTTTGAAGTGTTCTCCACCAGATTAGAAAAATTTACCATAGTACCTATAGCCAATCCCTCACGAGTTTCTTCTGTACAATTGACCAGAGGAGAAAAGTGTGGTCTCTGTGTCGTCCTAAATAATTCCATAGAATCAACAACTTTCCAAAGTGGAGAACGTTTAACAAATGGTAAACTCTGGTTCTCCGCTGTATTGATGCTTATAATGCCAGGTGTTCCAAGCTCGCAAGCTTTCTCATTAGACTCAGCACATCCATTGAGATTTTTAATAGCTAAATCACCTGGACCTGATAACAATAATATACATAGTAAGATAACCAGATCAAAATATTTCCACAAATAGAATTGAAATAATTAGCTTACCAGGACCATCTGTTTTCTGAAATGGAGAGTGATTCGTTGTATCTACTTTGGCAAGTAGAGGAGTTTCAAAACCCTCATTTCTACCTTTTGCATTGGCACATTGGTCCTGGACAGACAAAGCTCCTAAAAAACATAACAGTACTTTCACTATCAATATAATAGCAGCAGTAGTAAAGGAACTTTCATAGCAGAAAATTACAGAATGAAAAGCTGAAGGATAGTTGCTCACTTGAATCATCTGAACCAACCGGAGGTAATGCATTTAACCACATTGATAGAGGTTGATCATCATTGATATTGCCAACTTCATCAATCACCATATTGTCATCTTTCCCATTATCAATTTTATGGCATTCTGAAGTATGAAGTAAAATTGCATAACAGGAAGTAGATAAGGAGAAAAAAAATTACAAGATACTAACTATAGTGAACGTCAGATGAAATCTTGCATAATGGACATCGACCTTAGACACACATTAGAAACCAAATTCTAGAACAAGATGGATAAGAAATTCAGGACATAGCGCTACGCAGATATTTATGTAGCAAGTTAGGCATTTCTAATTCTCAAATGTTTAACAATTACAAACGAATACCCTAGAAGCATATTAAAGAATCCTTAACATTAAGAGATTTGCTAGGACCAGCCTTTGTAAACATAGATAACTAACCTTGTTCATTTTTTTTTGGGGAAAGGGTATCACCCCTAGATTTTCCCTAATACAAATTGCTGGCTTGCATAAAATGTATATGCATAATGCAATTTATCGTAAAATGGATAGGAGAGATGAATAGCTAACAGTTGGTCTGATTGCCATGATAGTGGGAACCAAATTCACTGGACACGACAAGATTTTTAGTAGTTGAAGATTTTTCCTCGACATCTACCAGCAACTTAAAGACAGATAAAAAGATTACTTGCAAAAGATGGCAATGCCAATTTCAGGTAAAATGATTCCTTGCATGTATCTAATATATAATAAGTTACATCGCATATACCTTGATAGCGAGACTCATGGTTAACAATTCTGCTCATTTCTCCATGCCCATTTGACACGGAATTCTTAAGTCGGTCAACCCTTTTACTTCGAACTGTTTCACCTGTCTGGCCATTGAGCAGAGGGATGTGTGCTGTTTTTCCAACCACGTCATTGTGCCTACAAACTCCACTTCTAAGTTTCCTATCAGATGTATTGACTGCAGTACTTTCCTTAATTGAGGCCTGAAAATCACCATTTTCTGGTATTTCATGAACAGCTGTAGATACTACACAGTCGTTCTCTGCCCTTAATTTGGCTTCATCCCTTACAAGTGACTTTTGCATATCCATTTTAACTCCTGCGCTTCGCTCAACTATAGAGAAATTATTTTAACATATTTTGAAATGATTGTCATTTTATTCTATCTATAATATACGGGGTACATGTGCATGTGGGTGTGTCATGTGTACATATACTTGTAGAAGATATTTCACCAAACCTATATGTTTCTTGGACATCATTTTTGGTCTTCCTCTTTTTCTCTTAGAACTGTTGTTTCCTTCAATTAATTCCTTAATGCCCTGGGCATAAAGAGCAAGGTATCAACAACAGTAACCACAACAGATACTAATCATTTAAGGTTAATTTAAGCTACCCAGAAAACAAAAATAATCATTGTGTGCGTGTAAtcaattagcaaaaaaaataacaaaaataataatCAGAAAGATCACTTATACAACAGGAAGTATACAGGACATCAAGTAACATTTCGACAAATAAATTTAATCAAAAAGCAGAATTATACAATAGGAAACTTAAAAAAATCATCTTCTACAGATGTGTAGTACATAGAAGATGGTACCAGTTACTACCATGCTCCATATGGTATTTAGGTACCTTGAAGACAAGCATGAAGAGCAGTTTTCGGTATAAGGTAGATCACTACCCTAGCCACTCCTTTTTTGGTAAACGGAAAAATAGGACCATTTTTTTTGTTATAAAAGAGCCCTAAAGCAGGTTGCAAGAGTAAACTTCATTGGCACTTCATTTATCAGGTCTTGGCTTGGTTTTAATTTTGTAGCCAACTTCAAGAAATAAATGAAGGCGAGGGAGATTCTCCCTAGAGCTGGAACCTCCATATGCAATTTGAGCATCACTCTAGTGACAGAAATTGCCTTGGTACCCCAAGATACCTCTTTTGACTTGCAGACATGTTATCCTTTTAAAAAAAAGTTCTGAAGTCAGCCACTTCACTTTTGCATGCCACTGGAGTGCCTAACCTTATGTGCTAATAATATTAGTTATGAAACGACTCTTGCTTTAGTATTGCCCTCACCCCCATATCGGAGATTGAGAGTTTAAGGCTTTAAACCTTTTAAATGACAAATGTGCATTGGTGTTCATTATTCAATTAACAAATAAAATTCACATTAAAAATTTTATAAGAAATTTTTTATTCCAGGCGAGATTAGTGGTGCAATCTTATAAGAAAATTTGTTCATAGTTCTAAGTTGTTGACAGGAATATGAAGAATAGTACTCATTCACGTGCCAAACTCATTACTCACATCAACAGTATGTGTTTCCTGATCTTTCTCTTGAGAGATCTCACAATTTTCTGCAGACCTTGCACCTTTTACTTCTTTAACAGACATATCAACTTCTTTTGTAAGACATTCTTTGTCAACAATATCTTCAACATGAACCCCAGTAGTATCCTTCTCTGTAACATTAAACAAGGTTGTATGAAATCTATGTATAATTATCATTAAAATATCGTGCAAAAATTTATACCTGTAAAAATACAGCCATTCCCATCCTGTTGCTCTTCGGCCCTTTTCTGTTGTTTGCTCAAATTTTCAGACCACCCAGTGAGGATGCCGGGTCTTCTCTGGTTCTGCGAAGGTTATAATGCAATACTTGTGATAGCCTAACTCTAAATCAAAAGGCAGACGACTATAGGGCTGCATAACTTGGAAGCcttttttaaaagaaaatcatTTTAAGGAAGAAATAAGAGAGATTGAACTAATCACTACAAggaaaatttataattaaaattatgcTACGTAACGCACCATGTGACTTTGGTATTGCAAAGATGTAAACATTCATCAATTGATCAAGTTAAGTGAGAATATTAAGATCCTTGATCTTAAATTCAGTATATAAGCTCCAGACTAGAATCTGTgcttaaataattaaatgatataTGTCGGGGTTAAATGTCACTATTATTGAATTGCAGTATTTTTCCTACAGGCTACAGCTGTTATAATAATGTAAATTATGACATGCATATAGTCTCAACAAAAAGTTGAAATACTCCCATTGTTCCGAATAATGCATGTTGTATAGTTTTCAAATATAAAGTTGCActcatatttatattttatagtTCATTAATAGACATTAAAAGTAAAATTTATAACAATTTTTGAGCTATTAGAACACATTTATAAAAGAAAATGAAGATGCTGATGTAGAGAAATCAACACTGAAGGGAAGCTAGTACCTTAGCTTCATTGATCCATTTTCCATCAGTCCAAACCATGCGATGCCTCAATTTTGACTGATCAAATGTCAAATCCTTCTTTGCATGATTAATGAAAACAATGTACCTCCTATCTTCAAGAAGTCTCCTAATTATTCCACTCCACCAACAGCCTTCAAAGTATGCCTCCACTTTCTCAAGCAGATTATAATCATTATCCTCTAAACTTGGGGGTGAAGGTCGGATATCTGGAGATTCTGCAAATTCTTGGATTATAGGTTCTTTGATCCCAGGGCACTGATATTGCACTAAGCATTTATTGTCTGCAGTTGGTTTCATGACAGTTCCTGCATGCCAAATATCAAAATTTTCCTTCCGAAGAGACACTTCTACTGCTGTTCCTTCACTAAACATCCAGCCAGTAACACTCTTGTGGTTCtaaaaaaatcaaaaaccaaAGTGTCATTAGTCAAAAAAAAATGAGACACACCTTACATAATTTCATTTATGGatgagataataataataataataataataataataattacacataaataatataaattaaaacCCAGCTTAAAGGTTTCCACTAAATCATTCCAAGCTTCAAGATTGTGGAAATGCAGAATGTCGTGAATGACCAAATTCAAAATTTAGCGGTCAATTTGTGATGGAACAGGTCAACAGGCAAATGTCAACTTTATTGATGATGTTCTGTACCAAAATTGCTCAGCCTTCTCTAATGATCAAAGCTACGAAATAAGAAACTTCTAATTTTTATCATGAAATTTAATTAATCAACTTAAATCTGATGATGATTAAAGTCAACAAGCTACTGTTACATTTAATACCAACATTTGCTTATAATTTATCATCTTAAGAAAAATAATCATTCTATTTAGCACTTCAAAAATAAACAGGAGCCCATAAAAATACATGTAGCTGTAGCTAAACACAATTAGGCCAAAAAAAAAGCACCCGAActcatattttaatatttaaaggTAATCGGAAAATAGCATATATTACTAAGGTGAAAATATGTATTTTCACTTTTGATATTGTGGGTGAATGTCAGTAAGGAATCGCGTCACTCAATATACGTAAAGTTGATAAAGGAAGTATGTGAGATATCGAATGTGTACAAGGTAAATTATATACAGATATATTAACAGTAGTTTGGAAGGAAATAACTGATGAACTGGGTTGCGGAATTGAAGAAAACGAGAAAATCACTCAATATGTTTATACCTAAATTTAAGTACAAGGAAGATGAAGCATGTGGTGGAAAGCGGCAAGAAGACGAGATAAGAATGAAAAACAACCTTGAATTAGGGTTTTCCCGTCTACCTTTTGAATTGTCATATAACCGAATTCTACTAACCGATTTGATTTTGCAAATGGGGTTCTATTTGGGTTTTAATTTATTCACAACACTACCATGCATTTCCAGGGCTGTCTCTTGCCTTAAGTGCTATGGCACGCGACGTGCTCGCCACACCTAGTAGAATTGAGTCATCCATTACCATGACTCCGCTTGACAAGGGACAACACTAAGATAGAGGATTTATGAACATAGCAGTATGAAACAGAAAATATGGAAAGGGTACAAAAAACTCAAAAATAAATAAGAAGTTTTGCTAGTAGTTGTAAATATCACTAAAATTGAGGATTTACGGATATCTTAGTGGAGAAGCCTCACCAATGGCAAGATCATGGATTAGATCCTAGTTCTCCACTCCCCATATATAGCACTCAAATTCTTTGGTACATGGTTTTATGGGAAGATCCAGGGGCTTTAGTCCTATTGAGCTTTCATAACTTACTAGTAATAAATTTGTATCTACAGTCATTTGTATATTATATCCTACATCAGATGGCAGGAAACACTTTATAAGTCGGCTAATACTTGCTGAATCTATTTCTC
Encoded here:
- the LOC141664331 gene encoding DUF724 domain-containing protein 6-like isoform X2 — encoded protein: MAATKTADVRYAREDPTLPKPWRGLIDGKTGYIYYWNPDTNVTQYQKPSTSQRQLEQSSQVPNKEISTIDNVNDRNGGGSDDKPKVGSGGRTDQNHKSVTGWMFSEGTAVEVSLRKENFDIWHAGTVMKPTADNKCLVQYQCPGIKEPIIQEFAESPDIRPSPPSLEDNDYNLLEKVEAYFEGCWWSGIIRRLLEDRRYIVFINHAKKDLTFDQSKLRHRMVWTDGKWINEAKNQRRPGILTGWSENLSKQQKRAEEQQDGNGCIFTEKDTTGVHVEDIVDKECLTKEVDMSVKEVKGARSAENCEISQEKDQETHTVDGIKELIEGNNSSKRKRGRPKMMSKKHIGVKMDMQKSLVRDEAKLRAENDCVVSTAVHEIPENGDFQASIKESTAVNTSDRKLRSGVCRHNDVVGKTAHIPLLNGQTGETVRSKRVDRLKNSVSNGHGEMSRIVNHESRYQECHKIDNGKDDNMVIDEVGNINDDQPLSMWLNALPPVGSDDSRALSVQDQCANAKGRNEGFETPLLAKVDTTNHSPFQKTDGPGPGDLAIKNLNGCAESNEKACELGTPGIISINTAENQSLPFVKRSPLWKVVDSMELFRTTQRPHFSPLVNCTEETREGLAIGTMVNFSNLVENTSKLQFSCDMTIIERSLETLAEFESHGIDVEKIRSCLTQLLSKKQTASELQKEYDNIESEICNSLDEGKFDEEINQLNQQIEEIQKKLAEAKMAKEMREKTTSALRTRRDVVGESVQNLEAEFKSTVGSLNNE
- the LOC141664331 gene encoding DUF724 domain-containing protein 6-like isoform X1, which encodes MAATKTADVRYAREDPTLPKPWRGLIDGKTGYIYYWNPDTNVTQYQKPSTSQRQLEQSSQVPNKEISTIDNVNDRNGGGSDDKPKVGSGGRTDQNHKSVTGWMFSEGTAVEVSLRKENFDIWHAGTVMKPTADNKCLVQYQCPGIKEPIIQEFAESPDIRPSPPSLEDNDYNLLEKVEAYFEGCWWSGIIRRLLEDRRYIVFINHAKKDLTFDQSKLRHRMVWTDGKWINEAKNQRRPGILTGWSENLSKQQKRAEEQQDGNGCIFTEKDTTGVHVEDIVDKECLTKEVDMSVKEVKGARSAENCEISQEKDQETHTVDGIKELIEGNNSSKRKRGRPKMMSKKHIVERSAGVKMDMQKSLVRDEAKLRAENDCVVSTAVHEIPENGDFQASIKESTAVNTSDRKLRSGVCRHNDVVGKTAHIPLLNGQTGETVRSKRVDRLKNSVSNGHGEMSRIVNHESRYQECHKIDNGKDDNMVIDEVGNINDDQPLSMWLNALPPVGSDDSRALSVQDQCANAKGRNEGFETPLLAKVDTTNHSPFQKTDGPGPGDLAIKNLNGCAESNEKACELGTPGIISINTAENQSLPFVKRSPLWKVVDSMELFRTTQRPHFSPLVNCTEETREGLAIGTMVNFSNLVENTSKLQFSCDMTIIERSLETLAEFESHGIDVEKIRSCLTQLLSKKQTASELQKEYDNIESEICNSLDEGKFDEEINQLNQQIEEIQKKLAEAKMAKEMREKTTSALRTRRDVVGESVQNLEAEFKSTVGSLNNE